CGACTGGCTCTATGCGCGCAGCGATGCGCCCGAGGGCAAGCTGGCGCAGCGGCTCAACGCCATCGTCAGCCGCGAAATGTGCGCGCAGGTCGCGCGCGGCATCGGGCTGGCGCCGCATATCCGTATTTCCAAGCAGGCAAGCAGCGACGGCGGGCGCGACAGCGACAATATCCTCGGCGATGTGATGGAAGCCTTGCTGGGCGCCGAATTCCTCGACAATGGCTTCGAACCCGCGCGCAGCGTGGTCCAGCTGCTGTGGCGACCCGCGCTGGAAAGCGGTGCGGGCAAGTCCAAGCATCCCAAGAGCGCGCTGCAGGAATGGGCCGCGGGCAACCAGCGGCGCCCGCCCGAATACGAGCTGGTCGACCGGTCGGGCCCCGATCACGCGGCGCGCTTCACCGTGCGCGTAAAGGTTCACAAGGTCGGCGAGGCGGAAGGCACCGCGGGCAGCAAGCAGGAAGCCGAAAAGCAGGCGGCACGCATATTCATGGAGACGTTCGGGTGACGCAGGAAACAACCAAATGCGGCGTGGTCGCCGTGCTGGGTGCGCCCAATGCGGGCAAGAGCACGCTGGTCAACCAGCTGGTCGGCCAGAAGGTCGCGATCACCAGCGCCAAGGCGCAGACCACGCGGGCGCGGATGATGGGCATCGCGCTGCACGGCAACACGCAGATGATCCTGGTCGATACGCCGGGCATTTTCGCGCCCAAGCGGCGGCTCGACCGCGCGATGGTCAGCGCGGCCTGGGAAGGCGCGGAAGCCGCCGATGCGGTGCTGCTGATGGTCGATCCGGTCAAGCAGCGGCGGCACGAGCTCGAACCGCTGCTCGAACAGGTCGCGCAGCGTCCCGAACGCAAGATCCTCGTGCTCAACAAGGTCGATGTGGCGAAGAAGGAACCGCTGCTCGCGCTGGCGCAGGACCTGGCGGGCAAGATCGACTTCGCCGATATCTATTTCGTCTCCGCGCTCACCGGCGACGGGGTGCCCGAGATGAAGGAAGCGCTGGCCGGCATGATGCCCGAAGGCGTGTGGATGTATCCCGAAGACCAGGTCAGCGATGCCAGCGAACGCCTGCTCGCCACCGAAATTACCCGCGAACAGCTCTACCAGCAGCTGCACGAGGAACTGCCCTACGACAGTGCGGTGCGGCCCGAGAAATACATCCAGCGTCCCGATGGCAGCGTCGAGATCCACCAGCAGATCGTGGTCATCCGCGACAACCAGCGCGCCATCGTGCTCGGCAAGGGCGGCTCGAAAATCAAGGCCATCGGCGAGGCCGCGCGCAAGGAACTGACCGAACTGCTCGGCCAGAAGGTCCACCTGTTCCTCCACGTCAAGACCGACGAGCGGTGGAGCGAGGACAAGGAAATGTTCGAGGAAATCGGGCTGGACTGGAAGAGCTAGGGCTCTTCGCACCGGCAATGCTCGCGCTCGATTCCCTCCCCCAGTTGGCTGCCGCGCTCGCGGCCGGGCTGCTGGTGGGGATCGAGCGGGGATGGAAGCTGCGTGACGAGACCCCCGGCATGCGGGTTGCCGGGGTCCGCACCTTTACCCTGCTGGGCGTGGCAGCGGGACTGGCGGGTGTTATCGCGGGCCATGGCTTCGCGGTGGCCTCGGGCCTCGTCTTTGCAGCGGCCACCGCCATTGTAGCGATCGGCTATTCGCGCGCGGTGCTCGACAGCGGCAAGCCCGATGCAACCAGCGCGGTCGCCGCCATGGTCACGCTGGGTCTGGGGTTCCTCGCCGGGATCGGCGAAGAGGCACTGGCGGTCGCGGGCGCGGCGGTGGTCACGCTGATCCTCGCGCTGCGCACCGAAGTCCACCGCTGGGTCGGCGCGCTCGACGAGGCCGATATCAAGGCCTTCACGCGTTATGCGGTGATCGCGCTGGCGGTGTTCCCCTTCCTGCCCGAGGGGCGCTATGGCCCCTACGACGCGTGGGAGCCGCGCACCCTGTGGCTGGTGGTCATCATCGTCACCGGCTTTTCCTTCGCCGGCTATGTCGCCAACCGCCTGTTCGGCGCGCGCCGCGGGACCATTGCGACCGCCGTCATCGGCGGCGCCTACAGTTCCACCGCAGTGACGCATTCATTCGCCCAGCGGCTTGGCGCAGGCGCCGGGCACGGCGCGGAGAATGCGGGCATCGCGCTGGCCAGCGCGGTCATGTATCTGCGGGTGATCGTCCTGGTCGCGGTGCTCGCGACGAGCCTGCTGGCCGATTTCGCGATCCTCGTCGCCCCGGCGCTGCTGGCGGGCTTCGCTGCGGCGCTGTGGCTCTACCGCGCGGCGCCCGCGACCACCGGCCCCGCCCCGCCCGGCAATCCGATCGCCATGCTGCCTGCGCTGACCTTCGTCGCCTTCGTGGCCGTGGCTGCGGTCGCCGCGCGCTGGGCCGAGACGCGTTTCGGCGAGGAAGGGATCGCGGTCCTGCTGCTGCTGATGGGCAGCATGGACGTCGATGCCGCCATCGTCACCGCCGGCGGGCTGGAGCCGGGCACGATCGCGCCCCGGCTCGCCGCGCTCGCCATAGCGGGAACGATCCTTGCCAATATGAGCGTGAAACTGGGCGTTACGCTTGCCTATGGCGGACGCGAGGCCCGTCCCGCGGCATGGGCGCTGGCGGCCAGCATGGTGGCGCTGGCTGCCAGCCTCGTGGCGGGTTACGTGCGGCTCTGATCGGGCGGTCCCCTACCGCTTCTTCAGGATCTCGATCTTGTTCTTCTTGGCGAAGTCCTTGGTCGATTCCTCGCTGCGGCCGATCGCCTTGGCGATTTCCCTGAGGCCCTTGCCCTTGCCCGCGAGCAGCCGCAATTGGCCCGCCTCCTCGGACTTCCACGGCTGCTTGTGGCGTTCGAAACGCTCCTTCGCCATCAGCCCGCCTCCGCCTTCTTGGCAGCTGCCTTTTTGGCCGGGGCCTTCTTCTTCGCGGGGGCCTTCTTGGCGGCGGGCTTCTTCTTCGCTGCCGCCTTCTTCTTGGGCGCGGCCTTCTTCTTTTTCGCCGGACCCTTGGCCGCGCGCGCATCGATCAGTTCGATCGCCTGCGCCTCGGTGACGTCCTCGGGCTTCATGTCCTTGGGGATCGTCGCATTGGTGGTGCCATCGGTGACATAGGGGCCGTAGCGCCCCGGCATCACCTTCATCTCGGCGCCGCTGGTCGGGTGTTCGCCGAGCGTCTTGATCGGTTCCGCCTTGCCGCGCGTGCCGCCCTTGCGGTTGGCGGCTTCGGCAAGCAGCGTGACCGCCGCATTCATCCCGGTGTCGAACACGTCGCGCGTGCTCTGCAGCTTGGCGTATTTGCCATCGTGCCGCAGGTACGGGCCGTAACGTCCTATCGCGGCTTCGATTTCCTTGCCGCTTTCGGGATGCTGGCCGACAATGCGCGGCAGGCTGAGCAGCTTCAGGGCCCATTCGAGATCGAAATCGTCGAGGTCCTTGGGGATGCTCGCGCGCTTGGCTTCCTTGCCCTCGCCCAGCTGGATGTAGGGGCCGAAGCGGCCGGTCTTGCGTTCGACCGGGAGGCCGGTTTCGGGATCCTCGCCCATCACCCCGTCATCGGCGCCATCATCGCCCTCGCCGCCGGGCTTGGCGAACTGGCGGGTGAACTTGCAGTCGGGGTAATTGGCGCAGGCGACGAACGCGCCGTAGCGGCCGCCGCGCAGCGCCAGCCGGCCGCCTTCGCGGCCTTCGGTTTCGCACAGCGGGCAATGGCGCGGGTCCTTGCCGTCGGCGCGTTCGGGGAACAGGTAGTCGGACAGGAATTCGTCGAGCACCTCGGTCACTTCCGAAGGCTTCTTGTCCATCACCTCTTCGGTCTTGGGCTTGAAGTCCCGCCAGAAGGCCTCGAGCAGCTTCTTCCAGTCCTCGCGCCCGTCGCTGACGGTGTCGAGCTCGTCCTCGAGCCCGGCGGTGTAGTCGAAGGCGACATATTGCGGGAAGAAGCGTTCGAGGAAGGCGGTCAGCAGGCGCCCGCTTTCCTCGGCGAAGAAGCGGTTCTTCTCCATCCGCACATAGGCGCGGTCGCGCAGCGTCTGGATCGTGCTGGCATAGGTCGAGGGGCGGCCGATGCCGAGCTCCTCGAGCCGCTTGACCAGGCTGGCTTCGGAAAAACGCGGCGGCGGCTGGGTGAAGTGCTGGTTGGCCTCGACACCCTTCTTGAGCGGGCTGTCGCCCTTGGCGATGGCGGGCAGCAGGCCCTCTTCATCGTCCTCGGCATCGTCGCGCCCTTCCTGGTAGACCGCGAGGAAGCCGGGGTATTTCACCACCTGCCCGGTGGCGCGCAATTCGTGCTGGCCGGTGGCCTCGCGCAGCGTGACGGTGGTGCGTTCGAGCGAGGCGGCGGCCATCTGGCTGGCCATCGCGCGCTTGAAGATGAGGTCGTAGAGTCGGCCCTCGTCGCCGCTGCCCGCGCGGTCGCGGTTGAAGTCGGTCGGGCGGATCGCCTCATGCGCTTCCTGCGCATTCTTGGCTTTCGTCTTGTACATCCGCGGGCTGTCGGGGAGCGCATGGCCGCCATAGCGATCGGCAACCGCCTTGCGGCAGGCCGAAATCGCGCTGCCATCCATGCTGACGCCGTCGGTCCGCATGTAGGTGATCGAGCCCGCTTCGTAGAGCGACTGCGCGCAGCGCATCGTGTGGCTGGCGGAAAAACCGAGCTTGCGCGCGGCTTCCTGTTGCAGCGTCGAGGTGGTGAACGGCGGCGCGGGATTGCGCTTGAACGGCTTGGTCTCGACCTCCTCGACCGTGAAGTTGGCGGTTTCGACCGCCTGCTTCGCGGCGGCGGCGCTGCCCTCGTCGCCGAGCGTCAGCTTGTCGAGCTTCTTGCCCTCGAACCGGACCAGCCGCGCGTCGAACTCGCTGCCGTCCTGCTGCAGCTTGGCGATCACCGACCAGTATTCGTCGGCGCGGAAATGCTCGATCTCGATCTCGCGGTCGACGATCAGCCGCAGCGCGACCGATTGCACGCGGCCCGCGCTCTTGGCGCCGGGCAGGCGCCGCCACAGCACGGGCGACAGGGTGAAGCCATAGAGATAGTCGAGCGCGCGGCGCGCGAGATAAGCGTCGATCAGCGGCTGGTCGAGCTCGCGCGGTGCCTTCATCGCATCGGTCACCGCCTGCTTGGTGATCGCGTTGAACGTCACCCGGTCAACCTTGGCGGGCAGCGTCTTGCGCTTCGCCAGCAGCTCGCGCACGTGCCACGAAATCGCCTCGCCCTCGCGGTCGGGGTCGGTCGCGAGGACCAGCCGGTCAGCGCCCTTCGCCGCGTCGCTGATTTCCTTGAAGCGCTTCTGCTTGTCGCGATAGAGCTCCCAGTCCATCGCGAAATCCTCGTCCGGGCGCACGCTGCCATCCTTGGGCGGCAGGTCGCGGACGTGACCGTAGCTGGCGAGAACCTTGAAGTCCTTGCCGAGATATTTCTCGATGGTTTTCGCCTTGGCGGGCGATTCGACGATGACCAGTTGCATGGAGGTAAAAACAGTCCCTTACGTGTGTACGTGCGTATACGCGCGAAAATGGGGCCCGGGTAAGAGCGCCGTCAAGCGGGAGATTGCACCGCCGCATCTTTGGCCGCTGGCGCCATCAGCAGCCGGTAGCTCGCAACCGACAGCAGGACCAGCCAGACGCTGGCAAGCACGGCAAGCAAGTTAGCAAGGATCGTGAAGGCCAGCGGCGCAGACCCCCATAGGCTGGCGGGCATCGCCCATACCGCCCCGCTCGCCACGCCCAGGAGAAACGCCCCCGCCGCGTGGAG
This genomic window from Qipengyuania sp. HL-TH1 contains:
- the rnc gene encoding ribonuclease III encodes the protein MSALDPAARDWLAKTGFTVTDETLWFAALTHGSMGEKQDYERLEFLGDRVLGLSIADWLYARSDAPEGKLAQRLNAIVSREMCAQVARGIGLAPHIRISKQASSDGGRDSDNILGDVMEALLGAEFLDNGFEPARSVVQLLWRPALESGAGKSKHPKSALQEWAAGNQRRPPEYELVDRSGPDHAARFTVRVKVHKVGEAEGTAGSKQEAEKQAARIFMETFG
- the era gene encoding GTPase Era, encoding MTQETTKCGVVAVLGAPNAGKSTLVNQLVGQKVAITSAKAQTTRARMMGIALHGNTQMILVDTPGIFAPKRRLDRAMVSAAWEGAEAADAVLLMVDPVKQRRHELEPLLEQVAQRPERKILVLNKVDVAKKEPLLALAQDLAGKIDFADIYFVSALTGDGVPEMKEALAGMMPEGVWMYPEDQVSDASERLLATEITREQLYQQLHEELPYDSAVRPEKYIQRPDGSVEIHQQIVVIRDNQRAIVLGKGGSKIKAIGEAARKELTELLGQKVHLFLHVKTDERWSEDKEMFEEIGLDWKS
- a CDS encoding MgtC/SapB family protein, which gives rise to MLALDSLPQLAAALAAGLLVGIERGWKLRDETPGMRVAGVRTFTLLGVAAGLAGVIAGHGFAVASGLVFAAATAIVAIGYSRAVLDSGKPDATSAVAAMVTLGLGFLAGIGEEALAVAGAAVVTLILALRTEVHRWVGALDEADIKAFTRYAVIALAVFPFLPEGRYGPYDAWEPRTLWLVVIIVTGFSFAGYVANRLFGARRGTIATAVIGGAYSSTAVTHSFAQRLGAGAGHGAENAGIALASAVMYLRVIVLVAVLATSLLADFAILVAPALLAGFAAALWLYRAAPATTGPAPPGNPIAMLPALTFVAFVAVAAVAARWAETRFGEEGIAVLLLLMGSMDVDAAIVTAGGLEPGTIAPRLAALAIAGTILANMSVKLGVTLAYGGREARPAAWALAASMVALAASLVAGYVRL
- the topA gene encoding type I DNA topoisomerase, with the translated sequence MQLVIVESPAKAKTIEKYLGKDFKVLASYGHVRDLPPKDGSVRPDEDFAMDWELYRDKQKRFKEISDAAKGADRLVLATDPDREGEAISWHVRELLAKRKTLPAKVDRVTFNAITKQAVTDAMKAPRELDQPLIDAYLARRALDYLYGFTLSPVLWRRLPGAKSAGRVQSVALRLIVDREIEIEHFRADEYWSVIAKLQQDGSEFDARLVRFEGKKLDKLTLGDEGSAAAAKQAVETANFTVEEVETKPFKRNPAPPFTTSTLQQEAARKLGFSASHTMRCAQSLYEAGSITYMRTDGVSMDGSAISACRKAVADRYGGHALPDSPRMYKTKAKNAQEAHEAIRPTDFNRDRAGSGDEGRLYDLIFKRAMASQMAAASLERTTVTLREATGQHELRATGQVVKYPGFLAVYQEGRDDAEDDEEGLLPAIAKGDSPLKKGVEANQHFTQPPPRFSEASLVKRLEELGIGRPSTYASTIQTLRDRAYVRMEKNRFFAEESGRLLTAFLERFFPQYVAFDYTAGLEDELDTVSDGREDWKKLLEAFWRDFKPKTEEVMDKKPSEVTEVLDEFLSDYLFPERADGKDPRHCPLCETEGREGGRLALRGGRYGAFVACANYPDCKFTRQFAKPGGEGDDGADDGVMGEDPETGLPVERKTGRFGPYIQLGEGKEAKRASIPKDLDDFDLEWALKLLSLPRIVGQHPESGKEIEAAIGRYGPYLRHDGKYAKLQSTRDVFDTGMNAAVTLLAEAANRKGGTRGKAEPIKTLGEHPTSGAEMKVMPGRYGPYVTDGTTNATIPKDMKPEDVTEAQAIELIDARAAKGPAKKKKAAPKKKAAAKKKPAAKKAPAKKKAPAKKAAAKKAEAG